The Desulfohalovibrio reitneri genome contains a region encoding:
- a CDS encoding 6-hydroxymethylpterin diphosphokinase MptE-like protein has protein sequence MIRTSIGSLEKYDGRSLVLALGPVAAEEISEGAVRVPSFSPEELEAARATPVERFRHGVHFLLAQGAWEENPEAVREMQAWAVSVHYKYFHLPAASEDLPDPQGVRENTPFNILHHLRLAENVPLHLLHPLADKLSGAGEGKPALLLLPGPSLKEIGPHLAELKKHCLLVTISRCLPMCHQHGAMPDFLVQLDCTSQQGLFFPEYLDLSGTTLVALSVAPVAEVAHRFAGVFFMESFSPDILPNPFRLRESWLSSLMPCMGLAETLGCSPVVLTGSDLCFPVEGEVYYSGALRAPKPKQGRCQAPLLDDSCHHIQLDDRHGQPKRTTFHYLATAGEVETVMREITETQGVSFRVLEGGGILSADLAPDVSGRELLDMPTLDRTGLEAGLAEADRGEESLHPLRLKMSLLKQLESLTSQRRLVEGIPQEGAVEWIDRHPFLKSLAKAGGSKRVPFMDKPQVLGALREMLDRWENRLRLGLAWTALAMSLGKGQDIHLLALREERRAWAERIAGELAGARVRILVLADGGGTDADDEVPYNDLFRWLQARTALAATPEAMAAVRRVIPWKDFPQIVPFAELARLYRARPPAGRA, from the coding sequence ATGATACGAACGTCCATAGGCTCCCTGGAGAAGTACGACGGCCGCTCCCTGGTGCTGGCACTGGGACCGGTGGCGGCGGAGGAGATTTCCGAAGGGGCCGTTCGCGTGCCCTCCTTTTCACCGGAGGAGTTGGAGGCGGCCCGGGCCACCCCGGTGGAGCGTTTCCGCCACGGCGTCCACTTCCTGCTGGCACAGGGGGCCTGGGAGGAAAACCCGGAGGCGGTGCGGGAGATGCAGGCCTGGGCGGTGTCCGTCCACTACAAGTATTTCCACCTTCCCGCCGCCTCGGAGGATCTGCCAGACCCCCAGGGCGTACGGGAGAATACCCCTTTCAACATCCTCCACCACCTGCGGCTGGCCGAAAACGTTCCCCTGCATCTGCTACACCCCTTGGCGGACAAGCTGTCCGGCGCGGGGGAGGGCAAGCCGGCCCTGCTTCTGCTGCCCGGCCCCAGCCTCAAGGAAATCGGCCCCCACTTGGCCGAGCTGAAGAAGCACTGTCTGCTTGTCACCATCTCCCGCTGCCTGCCAATGTGTCATCAGCACGGAGCCATGCCCGACTTTTTGGTGCAGCTGGACTGCACCAGCCAGCAGGGCCTGTTTTTCCCCGAGTACCTGGACCTCTCGGGCACAACCCTGGTCGCCTTGAGCGTGGCCCCTGTGGCGGAAGTCGCCCACCGCTTTGCCGGCGTATTCTTCATGGAGTCCTTCAGCCCGGACATCCTGCCCAACCCCTTCCGGCTGCGCGAGTCCTGGCTCAGCTCGCTCATGCCCTGCATGGGGCTGGCCGAGACCCTGGGCTGCTCGCCGGTGGTCCTCACCGGTTCGGACCTGTGCTTTCCCGTGGAGGGAGAGGTCTACTACTCCGGCGCGCTGCGCGCCCCCAAGCCCAAGCAGGGGCGCTGCCAAGCCCCGTTGCTGGACGATTCGTGTCACCACATCCAGCTTGACGACCGCCATGGCCAGCCAAAGCGGACCACCTTCCACTACCTTGCCACCGCCGGGGAAGTGGAAACGGTCATGCGCGAGATCACCGAAACGCAGGGAGTATCCTTCCGGGTGTTGGAAGGCGGCGGAATCCTCTCGGCCGATTTGGCCCCGGACGTGTCCGGCCGGGAACTGCTGGACATGCCCACCCTGGACCGCACCGGCCTGGAGGCCGGATTGGCTGAGGCCGACCGGGGAGAGGAATCGCTGCATCCACTGCGGCTGAAGATGAGCCTGCTCAAGCAACTGGAGTCGCTGACCAGCCAGCGGCGGCTGGTGGAGGGTATTCCCCAGGAAGGGGCGGTGGAGTGGATCGACCGCCATCCTTTCCTCAAGAGTTTGGCCAAGGCCGGGGGGAGCAAGCGGGTGCCCTTCATGGACAAGCCCCAGGTGCTGGGCGCGCTGCGGGAGATGCTGGACCGCTGGGAAAATCGATTGCGGCTGGGGCTGGCCTGGACGGCCTTGGCCATGAGCCTGGGCAAGGGGCAGGACATCCACCTGCTGGCCCTGCGCGAGGAGCGGAGGGCCTGGGCGGAACGTATCGCGGGGGAGCTGGCCGGAGCCAGGGTGCGGATTTTGGTTCTGGCCGACGGCGGGGGCACGGACGCGGATGACGAAGTGCCCTACAACGACCTCTTTCGCTGGCTGCAGGCTCGCACCGCCCTGGCGGCCACGCCCGAGGCGATGGCCGCGGTGCGGCGCGTCATTCCCTGGAAGGACTTCCCCCAGATCGTGCCCTTCGCCGAGCTTGCCCGGCTGTACCGGGCTCGCCCGCCCGCGGGCCGCGCCTAG
- a CDS encoding glycosyltransferase family 2 protein: protein MQQTLSTVLRRHRLFGYPDPSWYIWGAGQIIQRVSETSQRGGMERERYQALHTAIHLLRQGGVFSPFDRDLFNMLFQLQGLVGLPDEKVAWHRWAFDQVRGLEMDSQGEAVVRVDEARGDPAKVAAALDREPPMHERYLLLLELWRLGERPEFLRRARRFMALEGTAPAGPALALAAWRAGEDDLARELAGASPATFLHHLLEGERSRRAGDLETARGYWRLSLKMEPLQPTLVYKIADSLAPPPEKGLVERADVHVAYYTFNKLDMTLDTLRSLLASNIGPATVSLLNNGSTAFSRGELEAGVEAVAQGREVNLVHLPTNIGAPAARNWLRNLPETHAADYLAYLDDDVLLPRDWLAHYLQDLKEDSRAVCAGPLCLNPGSIPTIQYVWRFFDEIGDQKIRFSNNCPQYMDFGQYDARRPALSVMGCCHLFDMRRVNGLDLPGFDIRFSPSQVDDLEHDMQIWKAGGTVVYDGRVRVVHRQDAGRQAPMTRASLGNVLSNHRKMEAKWSLEDLTRVEARVREADDAHYRRCLDIASPLLPQNVRDWLAAYDLPEPRS, encoded by the coding sequence ATGCAGCAGACCCTCAGCACCGTCCTCCGCCGCCACCGCCTCTTCGGTTACCCCGACCCCTCCTGGTACATCTGGGGCGCGGGGCAGATCATCCAGCGCGTCTCCGAGACCTCGCAGCGGGGCGGGATGGAGCGCGAGCGCTACCAGGCCTTGCATACGGCCATCCATCTGCTGCGCCAGGGCGGCGTCTTTTCCCCCTTCGACCGCGACCTCTTCAACATGCTCTTTCAACTGCAGGGGCTGGTGGGCCTGCCGGACGAGAAAGTCGCCTGGCACCGTTGGGCCTTCGACCAGGTGCGCGGCCTGGAGATGGACAGCCAGGGCGAGGCCGTGGTCCGGGTGGACGAGGCGCGCGGCGATCCCGCCAAGGTGGCCGCAGCCCTGGACCGCGAGCCGCCCATGCACGAGCGCTACCTGCTCCTGCTGGAACTGTGGCGGCTGGGCGAGCGGCCGGAGTTTTTGCGGCGGGCGCGGCGTTTTATGGCCCTGGAAGGCACGGCCCCGGCCGGTCCCGCCCTGGCCCTGGCCGCCTGGCGCGCCGGGGAGGACGACCTGGCCCGGGAGTTGGCCGGCGCTTCGCCCGCCACCTTCCTGCACCACCTGCTGGAGGGCGAACGGTCCCGGCGGGCGGGCGACCTGGAAACCGCCCGGGGCTACTGGCGGCTGTCCCTGAAGATGGAGCCGCTGCAACCCACCCTGGTCTACAAGATCGCCGACTCCCTGGCCCCGCCACCGGAGAAGGGGCTGGTGGAGCGGGCCGACGTGCACGTGGCCTACTACACCTTCAACAAGCTGGACATGACCCTGGACACCCTGCGCAGCCTGCTGGCCTCCAACATCGGCCCGGCCACGGTCAGCCTGCTCAACAACGGCTCCACCGCCTTCTCCCGGGGGGAGCTGGAGGCCGGTGTGGAAGCCGTGGCCCAGGGGCGGGAGGTGAACCTCGTCCACTTGCCCACCAACATCGGCGCACCCGCGGCCCGCAACTGGCTGCGCAACCTGCCCGAGACCCACGCCGCCGACTACCTGGCCTACCTGGACGACGACGTGCTGCTGCCAAGGGACTGGCTGGCGCACTACCTCCAGGACCTCAAGGAGGATTCCAGGGCGGTCTGCGCCGGACCGCTGTGCCTCAACCCCGGAAGTATTCCCACCATTCAGTACGTCTGGCGGTTCTTCGACGAGATCGGCGACCAGAAGATCCGCTTTTCCAACAACTGCCCGCAGTACATGGACTTCGGGCAGTACGACGCGCGCCGCCCCGCCCTCTCGGTGATGGGCTGCTGCCATCTTTTTGACATGCGCCGGGTCAACGGCCTGGACCTGCCCGGCTTCGACATCCGCTTCTCCCCCTCCCAGGTGGACGACCTGGAGCACGACATGCAGATCTGGAAGGCGGGCGGCACGGTGGTCTACGACGGCCGCGTGCGGGTGGTGCACCGCCAGGACGCCGGGCGGCAGGCTCCCATGACCCGGGCCTCCCTGGGCAACGTGCTCTCCAACCACCGCAAGATGGAAGCCAAGTGGAGCCTGGAGGATCTGACCCGGGTGGAGGCGCGGGTGCGCGAGGCGGACGACGCCCACTACCGCCGCTGTCTGGACATCGCCTCGCCCCTGCTGCCCCAGAATGTACGCGACTGGCTGGCGGCCTACGACCTGCCCGAACCCCGAAGCTGA
- a CDS encoding radical SAM protein, whose protein sequence is MSPKQLDRPMTEPRCLAPWTDLHFTPLGIGTLCCCLYKGKPFPLSVEELDIPALWYTDWYRDIRRAFRDGEVADSGCRGCRNLTPADRYAPEIPDDLAPKQEANYRKAVEASQAADPDSDHLPVRYSAEFTTRCNLRCVMCAQHDSRDKAKVGEVSGRALLENMDALEAADSFRVSGGEPLVSSEAIDFIHAMATDPRLANLHLHLITNGLLLDRVLDDLRSIRRMQLNVSIDAVGERYARIRRGGSWEKVSANLERVADMRERLGKDRWVVNASTVLMKTSVEGLVEYVRWCLDRSIQPLFQPLTPTRQTRHEDLAGNPALLETLPWRENLLEAERLLDEAGLARGAAGLRRYRHTLEGAAEAHGTDCRALDEDPDEWLAAGRADGKRVAVWGTGSNYRHSWADWLAEARDRFSFVGFIDNDRAKWGSTCDGHPVMGPQALDEEAVDVVILAMTPLLRNDVLKQLRGMDWHGMVI, encoded by the coding sequence ATGTCGCCCAAACAGCTGGATCGCCCCATGACCGAACCGCGCTGCCTGGCCCCCTGGACCGACCTGCACTTCACCCCCCTGGGCATCGGCACCCTGTGCTGCTGCCTCTACAAAGGCAAGCCCTTCCCCCTGTCCGTGGAGGAGCTGGACATCCCGGCCCTGTGGTACACCGACTGGTACCGCGACATCCGCCGCGCCTTCCGCGACGGGGAGGTGGCGGACAGCGGCTGCCGGGGCTGCCGCAACCTCACCCCCGCGGACCGCTACGCCCCGGAAATCCCCGACGATCTGGCGCCCAAACAGGAGGCCAACTACCGCAAGGCGGTGGAGGCCAGCCAGGCTGCCGATCCCGACTCCGACCACCTGCCGGTGCGCTACAGCGCGGAGTTCACCACCCGTTGCAACCTGCGCTGCGTCATGTGCGCCCAGCACGACTCCCGGGACAAGGCCAAGGTGGGCGAGGTCTCCGGCCGGGCGCTGCTGGAGAACATGGATGCGCTTGAGGCGGCGGACAGCTTCCGGGTCAGCGGCGGGGAGCCGCTTGTCTCCAGCGAGGCGATCGATTTCATCCACGCCATGGCCACCGACCCCAGGCTGGCCAACCTGCACCTGCATCTCATCACCAACGGACTGTTGCTGGACCGGGTGCTGGACGACCTGCGCTCCATCCGCCGCATGCAACTCAACGTCAGCATTGACGCCGTGGGCGAGCGGTACGCCCGCATCCGCCGGGGCGGCTCCTGGGAGAAGGTTTCAGCCAATCTGGAGAGGGTCGCGGACATGCGCGAGCGGCTGGGCAAGGACCGCTGGGTGGTCAACGCCTCCACCGTGCTCATGAAAACCTCGGTGGAAGGCTTGGTGGAGTACGTGCGCTGGTGCCTGGACCGCTCCATCCAGCCCCTGTTCCAGCCCCTGACCCCCACCCGCCAGACCCGCCACGAGGACTTGGCCGGCAACCCCGCCCTGCTGGAAACACTGCCCTGGCGGGAGAATCTTCTGGAGGCCGAACGGCTGCTGGACGAGGCGGGCCTCGCGCGCGGGGCCGCCGGGCTGCGCCGCTACCGGCACACCCTGGAGGGAGCGGCCGAGGCCCACGGCACGGACTGCCGCGCCCTGGACGAGGACCCGGACGAGTGGTTGGCCGCGGGACGGGCGGACGGCAAGCGGGTGGCGGTGTGGGGCACCGGCTCCAACTACCGCCATTCCTGGGCGGACTGGCTGGCCGAGGCCAGGGACCGCTTCTCCTTCGTGGGCTTCATCGACAACGACCGGGCCAAGTGGGGCTCCACCTGCGACGGCCACCCGGTCATGGGGCCGCAGGCCCTGGACGAGGAGGCCGTGGACGTGGTCATCCTGGCCATGACCCCGCTTTTGCGCAACGATGTCCTCAAGCAGCTGCGAGGCATGGACTGGCATGGCATGGTCATCTGA
- a CDS encoding methyltransferase domain-containing protein, with protein sequence MNPLGKAAWWAKGRLCLALKKRGFFKPDYTKADQSKDRVAPFDEYPACDFCGAEESTERLVTGDGGRIAACDGCGLWFTTPRIAEDVWEDYLLAETPRSVEFTENRLKYGVALSSNIKFSLPGWKEKWLRSFGALLDDLERVHGGPLERLHDVGAGVGLFMEAARKRGIRVSGNELNGYAVRAMRERLGLDVSGAPLPRMDIEPRSLDAVTMCDYLEHSYHPYRDLLAAHRALRPGGVLYVNTFHTGCRAFEELGANWNFLYWNHTHHFDRDILTRMVQAAGFAPVETRCEHGNPLISLFAVREAD encoded by the coding sequence GTGAATCCCCTCGGCAAGGCGGCCTGGTGGGCCAAGGGACGGCTGTGCCTGGCCCTGAAGAAGCGCGGCTTCTTCAAGCCGGACTACACCAAGGCGGACCAGTCCAAGGACCGCGTGGCCCCCTTCGACGAATACCCCGCCTGCGACTTCTGCGGCGCGGAGGAATCCACCGAGCGGCTGGTCACTGGCGACGGCGGCCGCATCGCCGCCTGCGATGGCTGCGGCTTGTGGTTCACCACCCCGCGCATCGCCGAGGACGTCTGGGAGGACTACCTGCTGGCCGAGACCCCGCGCTCCGTCGAGTTCACCGAGAACCGCCTCAAGTACGGCGTGGCCCTGTCCTCCAACATCAAGTTTTCCTTGCCGGGCTGGAAGGAGAAATGGCTGCGCTCCTTCGGCGCGCTGCTGGACGACCTGGAACGCGTGCACGGCGGCCCCCTGGAACGCCTGCACGACGTGGGCGCCGGGGTCGGCCTGTTCATGGAGGCGGCCCGAAAGCGCGGCATCCGCGTCAGCGGCAACGAGCTGAACGGCTACGCCGTGCGGGCCATGCGGGAGCGCCTGGGCCTGGACGTCTCCGGCGCCCCCCTGCCGCGCATGGACATCGAGCCCCGGAGCCTGGACGCCGTGACCATGTGCGACTACCTGGAGCACTCCTACCACCCCTACCGGGACCTGCTGGCAGCCCATCGCGCCCTGCGGCCCGGCGGCGTGCTCTACGTCAACACCTTCCACACCGGCTGCCGCGCCTTCGAGGAGCTGGGGGCCAACTGGAACTTCCTCTACTGGAACCACACCCACCACTTCGATCGGGACATCCTGACGCGCATGGTGCAAGCGGCCGGGTTCGCCCCGGTGGAAACGCGCTGCGAGCACGGCAACCCCCTCATCAGCCTCTTCGCCGTGCGGGAGGCGGACTGA
- a CDS encoding glycosyltransferase family 4 protein — protein MRLVHFFNSYRVGGVERQHAMLVEHLAPRFEQFCWSYDHGPIEDMLDGMGIEHVSGGPEEAFRLVERAEPDCLVIRTNRYARQTADFLSRRPAPAVYIRSYLRWWEGNQEYFDPELEALTYANVDALLFSGPRLRDNARRLDMGLPPGGILPNGLRLENFPMHPRRAGKPERLRVGMLANIAPHKNQARVIEVLGDDLRAGRCELVLAGKELFPDYCREVARAMESAPVAHLGYAADPAAFFKEVDVCLLASTHEGWPITLMEGMASGVPCVAPDIGDIPAVLDRGRAGLIYPEGEHERIPAILDLLRDPETYARFSREGVRRAGELDMRTTGGVLERTILESVASWREATATGGAT, from the coding sequence ATGCGGCTGGTCCACTTCTTCAACTCCTACCGCGTGGGCGGAGTGGAGCGGCAGCACGCCATGCTGGTGGAGCACCTGGCCCCCCGCTTCGAGCAGTTCTGCTGGTCCTACGACCACGGGCCCATCGAGGACATGCTGGACGGCATGGGCATCGAGCACGTCAGCGGCGGGCCGGAGGAGGCCTTCCGGCTGGTGGAGCGCGCCGAGCCGGACTGCCTGGTCATCCGCACCAACCGCTACGCCCGCCAGACGGCCGATTTCCTGTCCCGGCGGCCCGCCCCGGCGGTGTACATCCGCAGCTACCTGCGCTGGTGGGAGGGCAACCAGGAGTATTTCGACCCGGAGCTGGAGGCGCTGACCTACGCCAACGTGGACGCCCTGCTCTTCAGCGGGCCGAGGCTGCGCGACAACGCCCGCCGCCTGGACATGGGCCTGCCGCCCGGCGGCATCCTGCCCAACGGGCTGCGGCTGGAAAACTTCCCCATGCACCCGCGCCGGGCCGGGAAGCCGGAACGGCTTCGGGTGGGCATGCTGGCCAACATCGCCCCGCACAAGAACCAGGCCCGCGTCATCGAGGTGCTGGGGGACGACCTGCGCGCCGGGCGGTGCGAACTGGTGCTGGCGGGCAAGGAGCTGTTCCCGGACTACTGCCGGGAGGTGGCCCGGGCTATGGAGAGCGCCCCGGTGGCCCATCTGGGCTACGCCGCCGATCCGGCCGCCTTCTTCAAGGAGGTGGACGTCTGCTTGCTGGCCTCCACACACGAGGGCTGGCCCATCACCCTCATGGAGGGCATGGCCAGCGGCGTGCCCTGCGTGGCCCCGGACATCGGCGACATTCCGGCCGTGCTGGACCGGGGCCGGGCGGGCCTCATTTACCCGGAGGGCGAGCACGAGCGGATCCCGGCCATACTCGACCTGCTGCGCGACCCCGAAACCTACGCCCGCTTCTCCCGCGAGGGCGTGCGCCGCGCCGGGGAGCTGGACATGCGCACCACCGGCGGGGTGCTGGAACGGACCATTCTGGAGTCGGTGGCGAGTTGGCGGGAGGCCACGGCCACCGGAGGCGCGACGTGA
- a CDS encoding class I SAM-dependent methyltransferase has translation MGTIEIGKLPFLSSTGFATLGENCISFLSAPGSATQDQTAQAFSKKWGQMTHGDADFEKMVANQKEWYLDLYGFSSEDELRSYLRNCGHVLDAGTGMGHKAAWFAELSPETFVVAADISDSIIEASAYYRHLPNLLFVQCDIADLGFVRDNSFDYVSCDQVIHHTEAPRRTFRELARVAATGGDVSVYVYRKKALPRELLDDYFREACADYSHEQLMELSEQLTELGRVLSSLDQPLAIPDVPLLGIEGGEMTVQRFIYWNLLKCYWNEELGEFVSVMTNYDWYSPSQAFRYTEEEFRSWVEEAAMETVHFHKEKACYSGRFRKTA, from the coding sequence ATGGGCACCATTGAAATCGGCAAGCTCCCTTTCCTGTCCTCCACCGGCTTCGCGACCCTCGGCGAAAACTGCATCTCATTCCTTTCCGCCCCCGGTTCCGCGACCCAGGACCAGACCGCCCAAGCATTTTCCAAGAAATGGGGGCAGATGACGCACGGGGACGCGGATTTCGAGAAGATGGTGGCCAACCAGAAGGAGTGGTACCTGGACCTGTACGGCTTCTCCAGCGAGGACGAGCTGCGCTCCTATCTGCGGAACTGCGGCCACGTCCTGGATGCGGGGACCGGCATGGGGCACAAGGCCGCCTGGTTCGCGGAGCTTTCCCCGGAGACGTTCGTGGTGGCCGCGGACATCTCCGACTCCATCATTGAGGCCTCGGCCTACTACCGCCACCTGCCCAATCTGCTGTTTGTGCAGTGCGACATCGCCGACCTGGGCTTTGTGCGCGACAACTCCTTTGATTACGTCTCCTGCGACCAGGTCATCCACCACACCGAGGCGCCGCGCCGGACGTTCCGGGAGCTGGCGCGGGTGGCCGCCACGGGCGGGGACGTCTCGGTCTACGTCTATCGCAAGAAGGCGCTGCCCAGGGAGCTGCTGGACGACTATTTCCGGGAGGCCTGCGCGGACTACAGCCATGAGCAGCTCATGGAGCTTTCCGAGCAGCTCACCGAACTTGGCCGAGTCCTGAGTTCCCTGGACCAGCCCCTCGCCATACCCGACGTCCCTCTGCTGGGCATCGAGGGCGGGGAGATGACGGTGCAACGGTTCATCTACTGGAACCTGCTCAAATGCTACTGGAACGAGGAGCTGGGCGAGTTCGTCAGCGTCATGACCAACTACGACTGGTACTCTCCCTCCCAGGCCTTCCGGTACACCGAGGAGGAGTTCCGCTCCTGGGTGGAGGAGGCGGCCATGGAGACCGTGCATTTCCACAAGGAAAAGGCCTGCTACTCCGGGCGATTCAGAAAGACGGCATGA
- a CDS encoding glycosyltransferase, with product MMTAPQDKTPRCGAQAAEPNRGPIRVAFIGNQDNCAFRLCRWLRAFGFDAHVYMHPDNLNQVRSRPVLMDRNFDITTCPWVHMYTDLNAPYPYFRKTPASRAIERDFDLVFTSGPSVMFGLQFDTIPVFHIGMGENAAIIPSVGWLDRKPLADKVTGFIYRRALLHTDRVFSGIWASLARLCKDLGIQGRVMFHIFPEDVRRNRSYVDADLLAELTARYADSNKVFLWLSRVNFQVERAGCTKRADVFLEAFARVAREGGDARAVVGSHGYDVEAFKARARELGVEDRIDYVEHLPFWKLMTYLSIPNAVVFDNLNPSEAPLGGLSREALSLGAPLVRAADLFYNAQVFGAEPPLTRASSVEECCSAMESFLALGPEDMAERRRRVSEWAETYLDFRECLTMRRIMAEIGTAVLAYRAMEQRYGHRCLRFRLGNAAIRPLLIAYRRAGEARSWLRQRLRRRNT from the coding sequence ATGATGACGGCACCGCAAGACAAGACCCCCCGGTGCGGCGCGCAAGCGGCGGAACCGAATCGCGGCCCCATCCGGGTGGCCTTCATCGGCAACCAGGACAACTGCGCCTTCCGCCTCTGCCGCTGGCTACGCGCCTTCGGGTTCGATGCCCACGTGTACATGCACCCGGACAACCTCAACCAGGTCCGTTCGCGCCCGGTCCTCATGGACAGGAACTTCGACATAACGACCTGTCCGTGGGTCCACATGTACACGGACCTGAACGCCCCCTACCCCTATTTCCGCAAGACCCCGGCCTCCAGGGCCATCGAGCGCGACTTCGACTTGGTCTTCACCAGCGGCCCGTCCGTCATGTTCGGCTTGCAGTTCGACACCATCCCGGTCTTCCACATCGGCATGGGCGAGAACGCGGCCATCATCCCCTCCGTGGGCTGGCTGGACCGCAAGCCGCTGGCGGACAAAGTGACGGGCTTCATCTACCGCCGCGCCCTGCTGCACACCGACCGGGTATTCTCCGGCATCTGGGCCAGCCTGGCCAGGCTGTGCAAGGACCTCGGCATCCAGGGCCGGGTCATGTTTCACATTTTTCCCGAGGACGTGCGGCGCAACCGCTCGTACGTGGACGCGGACCTGCTGGCGGAGCTGACCGCCAGGTACGCGGACAGCAACAAGGTCTTCCTCTGGCTGAGCCGGGTGAACTTCCAGGTGGAACGCGCCGGCTGCACCAAGCGGGCGGACGTTTTTCTGGAGGCCTTCGCCCGCGTGGCGCGGGAAGGCGGCGACGCCCGGGCGGTGGTGGGCTCCCACGGCTACGACGTCGAGGCCTTCAAGGCCAGGGCGCGGGAGCTGGGCGTGGAGGACCGCATCGACTACGTGGAGCACCTGCCCTTCTGGAAGCTGATGACCTACCTGAGCATTCCCAACGCCGTGGTCTTCGACAACCTCAACCCGAGCGAGGCCCCGCTGGGCGGACTTTCCCGGGAAGCCCTGTCCCTGGGAGCGCCGCTGGTGCGGGCCGCGGACCTCTTCTACAACGCCCAGGTCTTCGGCGCGGAGCCGCCGCTGACCCGCGCGTCCAGCGTGGAGGAATGTTGCTCGGCCATGGAATCCTTTCTGGCCCTGGGACCGGAGGACATGGCCGAGCGGCGCAGACGCGTTTCCGAGTGGGCGGAGACCTACCTGGACTTCCGCGAGTGCCTGACCATGCGCCGCATCATGGCCGAGATCGGCACAGCCGTGCTGGCCTACCGCGCCATGGAGCAACGGTACGGCCACCGCTGCCTGCGGTTCCGGCTGGGCAACGCCGCCATCCGCCCCCTGCTCATCGCCTACCGCCGCGCGGGCGAGGCGCGATCCTGGCTGCGGCAACGGCTGCGACGGAGGAACACGTGA
- a CDS encoding cytidylyltransferase domain-containing protein has protein sequence MSRTPLRGRGVLAVIPARGGSKGIPGKNLRLLGGVPLVGHSIRTALAVPEIDRVVVSTDSPELAEEAVRLGAEVPFLRPPELATDEAEISQALLHLRNRLFETEGYAPQAQVVLYPTHPFRKAPVVGRLVGRLLEGYETVTTCRRVMPGPAGYLTDHDGAARPLLDHDVSPAGRTYYRSYGFFKGTSFDFQARGDYLHVIEDEVECIDIDEPEDLRLAEEVIRLGLYDFEL, from the coding sequence GTGAGCCGAACCCCCCTGCGCGGCCGGGGCGTCCTGGCGGTCATCCCCGCCCGGGGCGGCTCCAAGGGCATTCCGGGCAAAAATCTCCGCCTCCTGGGCGGTGTGCCCCTGGTCGGCCACTCCATCCGCACCGCCCTGGCCGTGCCAGAGATCGACCGCGTGGTGGTCTCCACGGACTCCCCGGAACTGGCCGAGGAGGCGGTGCGGCTGGGGGCGGAGGTCCCCTTCCTGCGGCCGCCGGAACTGGCCACGGACGAGGCGGAGATCAGCCAGGCCCTGCTGCACCTGCGCAACCGGCTTTTCGAGACCGAAGGCTACGCCCCGCAGGCCCAGGTGGTGCTCTACCCCACCCATCCCTTCCGCAAGGCCCCGGTGGTGGGGCGGCTGGTGGGGCGGCTGCTGGAAGGGTACGAGACCGTGACCACCTGCCGCCGGGTGATGCCCGGCCCGGCAGGCTACCTCACGGACCACGACGGGGCGGCCCGCCCCCTTCTGGACCACGACGTCTCCCCGGCGGGCCGGACCTATTACCGTTCCTACGGCTTCTTCAAGGGCACCAGCTTCGACTTCCAGGCGCGCGGGGACTACCTGCATGTCATCGAGGACGAGGTGGAGTGCATCGACATCGACGAACCCGAAGACCTGCGACTGGCGGAGGAAGTCATCCGCCTGGGACTGTACGACTTCGAGCTATGA